One genomic window of Spirochaetota bacterium includes the following:
- a CDS encoding type II toxin-antitoxin system Phd/YefM family antitoxin yields the protein MLYIKYTDFKNKSKDYIDRVEEGQDFIIIRKGKPVARLMPIDINKSHRWKPNIKKISLKTKTTLDYIQEERNS from the coding sequence ATGCTATATATAAAATACACTGATTTTAAAAATAAATCAAAAGATTACATTGATAGGGTTGAGGAAGGTCAAGATTTTATTATTATACGCAAAGGCAAGCCTGTTGCACGATTAATGCCAATTGATATCAATAAATCACATAGATGGAAACCTAATATAAAAAAAATCTCACTAAAAACAAAAACTACTCTTGATTATATTCAGGAAGAACGCAATAGTTAA